The Candidatus Hydrogenedentota bacterium genome has a segment encoding these proteins:
- the gap gene encoding type I glyceraldehyde-3-phosphate dehydrogenase, whose product MATKIGINGFGRIGRNVFKLLLETPGFEVAGINDLTNAKTLAHLLKYDSVHGNFKGTVEAKGDAIVVNGKEIKITAIKNPAEIPWGEMGVDIVLESTGIFRAKAQCEMHLQAGAKKVLLSVPPKDAIDAVIVMGVNDDTLKATDKIVSNASCTTNCLAPLAKVLHESFGIKRGLMTTCHAYTNDQPAQDQPHADLRRARAAAQSIIPTSTGAASAVGEVLPALKGLLDGMALRVPVIDGSVVDLTAELSKDVTAEEINAAVKAAAEGPLKGILQYTEDEIVSVDVIGNPHSSVFDAQCTSVIAGNLVKVISWYDNEMGYSNRCIDLFKKMAG is encoded by the coding sequence ATGGCTACAAAGATTGGTATCAACGGCTTCGGCCGCATCGGCCGCAACGTATTCAAGCTGTTGCTGGAAACGCCCGGCTTTGAAGTGGCGGGCATCAACGACCTGACCAACGCCAAGACCCTGGCCCACCTGCTGAAGTACGACAGCGTGCACGGTAACTTCAAGGGCACCGTCGAAGCCAAGGGTGATGCGATCGTCGTCAATGGCAAGGAAATCAAGATTACGGCCATCAAGAACCCCGCGGAAATTCCCTGGGGCGAGATGGGCGTTGACATCGTGCTTGAATCCACCGGTATCTTCCGCGCGAAGGCCCAGTGCGAGATGCACCTGCAGGCGGGCGCCAAGAAGGTGCTGCTGAGCGTGCCCCCGAAAGATGCCATCGATGCGGTTATCGTGATGGGCGTGAACGACGACACCCTGAAGGCGACTGACAAGATCGTCTCCAACGCGAGCTGCACCACCAACTGCCTGGCCCCCCTGGCGAAGGTGCTCCACGAGTCCTTCGGCATCAAGCGCGGTCTCATGACGACCTGCCACGCCTACACCAATGACCAGCCCGCCCAGGATCAGCCCCACGCCGACCTGCGCCGCGCCCGCGCCGCCGCCCAGAGCATCATCCCCACCAGCACCGGCGCCGCCAGTGCGGTCGGTGAAGTACTCCCCGCCCTGAAGGGCCTGCTGGACGGTATGGCCCTGCGCGTTCCCGTGATCGACGGTTCCGTGGTGGACCTGACCGCCGAGCTGTCGAAGGACGTGACGGCGGAAGAGATCAACGCCGCCGTGAAGGCCGCCGCGGAAGGCCCCCTGAAGGGCATTCTCCAGTACACGGAAGACGAGATCGTTTCCGTGGACGTGATCGGCAACCCGCACTCCAGCGTGTTCGACGCCCAGTGCACCTCCGTCATCGCGGGCAACCTGGTGAAGGTCATCTCCTGGTACGACAACGAAATGGGCTACTCCAACCGTTGCATCGACCTCTTCAAGAAGATGGCCGGTTGA